The Sphingobacterium lactis sequence CAATTGGCGAACCACCCACTGATGATCGACGACCATTATGCCGATGGATCGGGTAAATTTGATGCTGCCATCGAAACGATGGATGCGATCCTTAAGGAAGGAAACAAAGTCTTGATCTTTTCGCAGTTCGTCCGCCATCTGCAGATTTTCCGAGACTACTTCATTAAGCACAAGGTGAGGTATGCCTATTTGGATGGCGCTACGGTAGACCGGAATGCTGCAGTCAAGGAATTCAAAGAGAATGATGACACCCAGGTCTTCCTCATTTCCATCAAAGCAGGTGGGGTCGGTCTGAACCTGACAGAAGCGGATTATGTATTTATCCTTGATCCCTGGTGGAACCCAGCAGTGGAGCAACAGGCCATTGACCGAAGTCACCGCATTGGGCAGAAAAAGAATGTTTTCATCTATAAGTTCATTTCCAAGGACACCATCGAGGAGAAAATCCTGGCATTACAGGGCATGAAAAAAAGCATCGCCACGACGCTGATCAATACGGAGGAGTCCTTTGTGAAGTCCTTAACGAAAGAGGATATCAGTGAACTCTTCAGTTAGCCATCCCGCTACAAAAAAATAGATGTTCACACCATAAACCCCTATAAGTCAACCTGTATCACAAAACTTTAAGAAAAATTTAATTACATTAGGTTTCTCTACCTATATGCTTATGACTTACGAATTAGATTTTTCCACCCAGTATGGTCAGTTTTATCTTGTTGACAAAGGTTCAAAAAACCACACGGAAGTCAAAGATTTTTGGAGCGATCAAGCTTTTAGCGATCGTCTTGGCGAAACGGGCTCGATGCTTGGTATCCTGATCGAAAACGACCTGACCACCGTGAAGGGAAGGCTGGAAATCCTTGACGGACCGCCGTCGGAATTGGAACCTGAAGCCGAACATATCGTGGAGACTTCCCTGGTCCTGGATTCGGGCATATTGGAGCTACAGGATTGTCCATCCAGTCGGATCCTGGTGGAAGTTCCGCTGGAGAAAGGCACTTACAGAATCCGGATCAGTTCATACCACATCAGTGAGCCCTACGCAACGAAAAGTGACGAAGTAAACGATCGGTACCTCCTGCAGGTCTGGAAAGAGCATCAGGCATCCGAAAAAAGGGTCCTTAGGCAATTCGATAGGTTTTAGCCAGTAAAGCGCTTGCAATCCGGAGACGTTGATTTTATTAGGTATAAAAAAATGCCCTGATGGAATCATCAGGGCATGTATACAATATTTTATTCTTATAATGCGGATCTGAAATTCACCACACTTTCTTGTACATTCGGTTGGTTATTCTCCCAGTTGTATTCGTATTCTGCAGAGAACATGCCTTTATAGTTCTGACGTTTCAATTCGGCCTGCACTTCTTTCAAGCCTAATTTTCCGGTACCCCAGATGACGTCATGCGCCTTTTTATCACCAAAAGCATTCAGGTCCTTAAAATGGATATGGAAGATCTTCCCTTCCAACTTCTTAAGGGAAGCTATGGGATCTAGGCTGGACCGCATCCAGTGGCCAACATCGGCTGCTGCGCCCATGCGTGCGCTTCTACCTTCCAAAGCCTTCAGAACCACATCAGGATTCCAATAGTGTGAAGGTTCAGGGTGGTTATGGATCGCCAGACGGATATCATATTGATCGCATAGCGCGGATAAATAATCCAATTGGTCTTCTGATGGTTCTGCGTTGATCACCTGTACCCCAAGATCTTTGGCAAATTGGAATATTTTTTCCCATTCCGCTTTATCCTTGGCGCCCACGACACCATAGGCATGCAGGGTTATACCGCGATCCTTTAGCAGTTGCTTGACCAACTTCCTGCCTTCAGGAGAAAGTTCGTACGTCATTTTCTCCGTGCTTCCGGCACCAATTTCTTGACCTGGAAATGCTTCTACGAAGCGAAGGTTGGATTGCGCAATTCTATTTAATGCTTGCTCAAAGTTGAATAGGCGGAACGTATAGGCTTGTGCGCCCAATTTCCAACCGAGCTTTTCCTCAGGAAATGGACCTTTAGCTTTCGTTACAGCTTCTTCATTCGTCGGGTGCACCTTACTTGCGCATGATGCGAACATCAGCAGGGCTACCGCAAGGATGCCCGAACATAATTTAGTCAATTGTTTCATTTTTATTTAGCGTTGATTTATGTTTTAGGCTTCAAATTGAGGAACGGCCAACTTGATCCGCTCCAACACCTCTGCTTGCCCCAACAGTTCGGCAATCTTGAACACATCCGGTCCAAATTTCCCGCCCACTAACATAATTCGGAACGGCATCATCAATTCGCCCATCTTCATCCCCGATTCAGCGATCAGGTTTTTGAATAGCGGTTCCAAGGTTGCGGCATCCCAAGTCTGTTGTTGGGCAAACACGTCACTGACCTTGGTAAAGAATGATGTCTTATCGGCGTTCCATTTAGGTTTTACGGCATCTACGTCATAGGTTGTTGGTTTCTGGAAGAAGAATGATGATTGCTCCCAAAAATCCTCGATGTAAGTTAACCTTTCTTTCACTAAATCGAGAACGATTCCGACAAAATTTTCATCCTGTTGTTCGACCTGTATGCCATGGCTTTCCAGAACAGCCGCTACCTGCGGTAATAATTCGCTTTCTGGTGCGCGCTTTATCCATTCCTGATTGAACCATTTTGCCTTTTCGAAATCGAATTTTGCACCGGCTTTACTGATTCTGTCGACGGAGAATTTTGCGATCAATTCCTCCAAGGTGAATAATTCCTGATCGGTACCATCGTTCCAGCCCAATACGGCCAACATATTAACGAATGCCTCCGGCAAGAATCCGCGCTCACGGAATCCTGTGGTTAAGTCACCAGTTTTCGGATCGTTCCAGTTCATGGCATATACCGGAAACCCTAAGCGATCGCCATCACGTTTGCTCAACTTTCCATTTCCATCGGGTTTAAGGATCAATGGCAGGTGTGCCCATTCGGGCATCTCCTCTTTCCAGCCCAAATATTCCCATAGGAGAATGTGCACTGGAGCAGAAGGCAACCATTCCTCACCACGGAAGACATGGGAAATGTCCATTGCCTTATCATCCACGACCACAGCAAGGTGGTACGTTGGCATGCCATCGGCTTTGAGCAGGACTTTATCATCTACTAATTTTGTTTCAAAACTTACCCGTCCACGGATCATATCTTCGAATGAGACCACTTCATCTTCCGGCATTTTGATACGGATGGTATGTGGCGCACCACTTTTCAATAGGCGAGCTGTTTCCTCTTCACCTAGGCTTAGTGAATTCCGAAGGTCCATGCGGTTATCATGGGCATACCGGAAATTCGGGTGCTGCTCACGCTGCGCATTCAGTTCTTCTGGAGTATCGAAGGCATAAAAGGCATGTCCTTTTGCTACCAGATCTTCCGCAAAATGGCGGTAAGAGGGCTTGCGCTCACTTTGCCTGTACGGTCCATAATTGCCACCATGCTGCGGGCTTTCATCTGGATTTAACCCACACCATGCCAAACATTCCATGATATACTCTTCGGCACCCGGCACGAAACGTGTCTGGTCTGTATCCTCCACACGCAGGATAAAATCGCCTTGGTGATGTTTAGCAAAAAGATAGTTGAATAGTGCGGTACGAACACCGCCCAAATGTAATCCGCCGGTCGGACTTGGCGCAAAACGGACGCGAACTTTTTTATGTGAACTCATAAGCACAAAACTACGCATTTATTACTTTTCTTTCTCGTAGCAATGGGAAAATGATTATTTTGGTTGACGCGTAACGCTATGAAGCAACATCCTTACCGGTATAATAAACAGCAATGGAAGTTTTTCCTGTTCCTATTTGCAGCCTTGATTGCTGCAGCATCCCTGCTGTATACCAATTATTTGGTGAAGAGTCTGTCGAAATCGGAACGAACCAAAGCGGAAGTCTGGGCCATGAGCACGCAGAGTATCGTCACGATGCCCGATGTGGACGACCAGTTTATCAGCTTTATCTACGCGGTTCGGGATAGTCTCAGCCTTCCGGCAATCATCACCAAGGAAGATGGAACGATTATTTTCTGGCGTGATCTGGACAGCACCAAAACCAACATTCACCCGTCTGCAGTCGACAGCAGTAGCACGCAGGAATATGATCCGGAATACTTCGAGAAGCAGCTTTCAAAAATGAAGAAAGCCCATCCCCCGATCCACATATCCTTGGATACGGGCGAGAAATGGCTGGTTTACTACCAGGACTCTGCTGCCCTAAGCCAATTGCGGATATTTCCTTACTTACAGCTTTCCCTGATTGCGATCTTCTTGATTATTGCCTATACAGTTTTCAACTCCATCCGAGACTCCGAACAGAATCTTGTATGGGTGGGTATGGCGAAAGAGGCTGCCCATCAGCTGGGCACGCCGATCTCATCCATGATGGGCTGGCTGGAGCTGGCCAGGATAACTTATGAGGGACGCGACAACTCGTTGTTGGACGAAATGGAACGGGATGTGAAACGGTTGGAAATCGTTGCAGACAGGTTTTCGAAAATTGGATCTACGCCCTCCCTCTCCAACCATGTCGTGTATAAAATCGTGGAGGAATATGTCAATTATTTCAGTGTTCGGACCAGTAAGCGTATTACATTTGAGATGACCGGAGACCAACAAGTGGAAGCCCAAGTGAATGTACAGGTATTCGACTGGATCATTGAAAACCTCCTCAAAAACGCTGTAAATGCCATCGAAGGTGAGGGTAAGATTACCATTAACATTTCAGAAAACATTGCAAAAGAGGAAATTTTTATAGACATTAGTGACACCGGAAAAGGAATTCCAAGGTCCAATTGGGAGACCATTTTTCAACCAGGATATACCACCAGACAGCGGGGTTGGGGATTAGGATTGAGTCTGACAAAGCGGATGGTATATTACCATAAAGGACAAATTTTCGTTAAAGAATCTGAAATAGGAAAAGGTACTACCTTTCGAATCGTATTAAAAAGTAATTTACGCTATGAACCCACTCAAATCTGATGAATATCCGGCAATCTTCAATGATTACATCGAAACCGTCACGGGCGATGTGATGGAAGAACTGCAGGAACAGATCGACACTTTCCCCGAATTAATTGCGAGTATCCCCGAAGAGTTGGGTACGTATGCTTATGCAGAAGATAAATGGTCGGTAAAGGAGGTCCTTTGCCATATCGTTGATGCAGAACGCATCATGACCTACCGGGCCTTACGCTTCGGCAGGAATGACATGACCGCATTGGCATCCTTTGAACAGGATGAGTTCGTGATCAATGGTCGCCATAATGAGCGTAAATTGGCGGATATCGCAGAAGAGTTCGTCCACCTGCGCAAGGCGAACATGCACCTGTTCAAATCTTTTGATGAAACAGAGCTTGCCCGTAAAGGGATGGCTTCCGATCGGTTGATTTCCGTTAGGGCACTTCTATACATCATTGCAGGTCACCTCAACCACCATGTTATTATCCTGAAAGCCCGTTATTTAAAAGATCAAAAGTTGATAAACGATGTGGTATAAGGAATATACGTTAGAAGAAGTCAATAAGATCTTTGCGATCAACATGACCGGTTTCCTGGATATCAAAGCAGTTTCGATTACACCGGACGCCCTTGTTGCGGAAATGCCGGTTACTGAAAAAGTAAAACAGCCATTTGGTATCTTACATGGTGGGGCATCTGTCGTGCTGGCGGAATCCGTAGGTAGTGTTGCCTCCCATATGTTGGTCGATTCGGAAGTCTGGGCCGCGGTTGGATTGGAAATAAATGCCAACCACATCCGTCCGGTAACAAAGGGCGTGGTGCGCGGAACATGCAAGCCTCTGCATATTGGAAAAACCACCCACGTGTGGGATATTCAGATCCATGATGAACGCAATAAATTGGTCTGCGTTTCCCGCCTGACCATGGCCATCATCAAAAAACCGAAGCTCGCTTAAAACAATATTCAACTATACGTGTTCATAAAAAACCATAAATATTATGGTATTATGATACGGTTTAGGTTTGAGAGAGACGTTGCTAAAACGATGTCTCTCTTTTTTATGCCCGCATGCAAACGGTTGATTGACATTTTAACCTTTAAAATATGGAAATATTTTATTAGCCTTGTGATTACCTTAAATTAATATTTGACACATCAAATTTATGACCACGCAGAATAATCAATCCACTGTAGGGCCTATGATCATCATTGGCTCGTTATTCTTTATCTTCGGGTTCGCCACTTGGCTTAACTCCTTATTAATCCCTTATTTACGAATCGCCTGTGAGCTGACAGAGGTACAATCCTACTTCGTTACGTTCGCCTTCTATATCGCATATTTAGTGATGGCACCGGTATCCACTTGGGTACTGAACAGGTTTGGATTTAAGAACGGGATGGCTGTTTCCTTGGGGATTATGGCGGTTGGAGCGTTATTGTTTATTCCTGCGGCATATTCACGAACATATTTGCTTTTCTTAGTCGGTCTCTTTATCATGGGTGGTGGATTAGCCATTCTACAGACGGCTTCCAATCCGTACATCACGATCCTTGGTCCTGTGGAAACGGCAGCACGCCGGATCAGTATCATGGGTATCTGTAATAAGTTTGCGGGTGCCTTAGCGCCTATCATCCTGGGTTTCTTCCTGAAATTGGACGAAGCCGATAAGGTTAAGGAACAATTGGCAACCATGAGCCTCGAAGAGAAGAGTCTAGCCTTGGACAATATCGCCCTGAAAGTGGTCAATCCATACATCGGTATTGTTGTCGTGCTGGTACTGTTGGGTGTCTGGATTTCAAAATCCAATCTACCTGAAGTGAAGGGTGATGAGGAAGAAGACCAAGAACACCATAACCTGACAGAAACGAAGCACTCCATTTTTGATTTCCCGCACGTATTGCTTGGTTTCATCGCGTTATTCGCGTATGTGGGTGTTGAAGTATTGGCAGGAGATACCATTATTGCCTACGGTACCTTCTTGGGTATCCCGTTGGCAGACGCCAAGTTCTTCACGTCATTCACCATGGCATCCATGGTATTCGGTTATATCATCGGTATCATTGCGATCCCAAAATACCTATCCCAAGAAACGGCATTGAAAGCTTGTGCCATCCTGGGGATTTTGCTAACCGTAGGTATCGTGTTTACCGACGGTATGGTTTCCTTGGCTTTGGTAGGTCTATTGGGTCTGGCGAATTCACTGGTATGGCCGGCAATTTGGCCATTGGCATTGAAAGGTGTAGGTAAATTCACGAGTGCCGCATCAGGGATCTTGGTGATGGGTATTGCCGGTGGGGCAGTTATCCCGTTGTTATACGGCTGGTTATCCCACTCCGTTGGAGCACACCAAGCCTATTGGATCGCGTTACCATGTTACTTATTTATCCTTTATTATGCCGTATCAGGACATAAGGTCCGTAAGCATTAAAAAGGCATGATCAAGAATATTAAATGGAGTTAGGCGACTGACTCCATTTTCTTTTTTGGCCTTTTTTCTTATCTTCGATAATTCTATTTAAAAGATTATGAAAAAATTAGCATTAACTATCCTGGTTGTGGCAGGATTAATCTTCAGCAGTAATCAGGCTGAAGCTCAATTAAAATTACCACAATCAAGTAGCACCCAATTTATCATTCAGGATTTAGGTATTGAACAGGTCAGCGTAATCTATCAGCGTCCAAGTGCAAAAGGTAGAACGATTTTTGGCGACCTAGTTCCTTATGGACAGATTTGGCGCACGGGAGCAAATAATGCAACAAATATCACTTTCCAATCAGAAGTAATGATTGAAGGGCAGAAACTAGATTCAGGTACATACGCCCTATTCACGTTGCCAACCAAAGATGAATGGACGATCATCTTCAATAAAAACGCGAAACAGTGGGGTGCCTATACCTACGATAAGGCGGACGATGTTCTTCGCATCAAAGTAAAACCAACAGAATTGCCTACGCATGTAGAAACCTTCACGATTGGGTTTGAGGATGTTCACGAGCAGACCATGGACATGACCTTAAGCTGGGAGAAAACTAAAGTGAAATTCAATATTACCGTAGATCAGAAAGCAGAGATCATTGCCAGCATTGAGGAAGCCATGAAAGGCGAGAAAAAGCCTTATTTCAATGCCGCTATGTATTATTACAATAACGACGTGGACATTGCAAAAGCTGCGGAATGGATGAAAATTGCCGATAAGGGCAATACCAAAGCTCCACACGTGAAATACTGGAAAGCATTGATCCTAGCAAAGGCTGGGGATACAGCTGGCGCGTTAAAAGCTGCAGAAGAGGGCTTGGCCATGGCGAAAAAGCAAAACCATACCGAGTACATCAAATTGATTACGGAAGCTATAGCGACTATCAAAAAATAAGAACATTGCAATAAAAATAAAACAGAAAATCCTGATCGATTGATCAGGATTTTCTGTTTTATACCGGTTATATCTTTGATCTGTCCGTTTCTCAGCCCTTTAATGCCTTCCATAGGATTTCTATCGGATGCTGGGCGATGACTCCTGTACCGTCCTTTATTTGATGCCTACAGCTTGACCCAGGAGCTGCTACAATGGTAGTATCTGCCTTCCCCCGTACTGCGGGAAAAAGCACCAGCTCTCCGATCTGTTGGGAAAGTGCATAATGCTCCTTTTCATAGCCAAAGGATCCCGCCATACCGCAACAACCCGAAGGAATCTGTTTAACGTTGTAATTCGATGGAATCCCCAACACCTTGGAAACCGTCGGCAGCAGCCCCCAGGCTTTCTGTTGGCAGTGCCCATGTAAGAGGATATCCTGGGCTTGATCATCAAATTGTGCAGAGGATATATGCCCCTGTTCGAACTCCTGCAAGATGTATTCCTCAAAGGTCACCGCCAGAGGGGCGATGCGTTCAGCATCGGCCAGGAGATGATCATCCACAAGGTCTACATATTCATCGCGGAAGGTCAATATCGTCGATGGTTCGACAGCCAACAATTGGGTATCCTTATCCAGTCGATCACGAAAGATTTCTACATTTTTATTGGCCAGCTTTTTTGCGTCCCGAAGCAATCCTTTTGAAATCAATGCCCGCCCAGAAAAAGCATGGGGTACCATGAGTACCTCATATCCCAGACGCTCCAAGAGCAAGATTGCCTTCTTGCCAAGTTCCACCTCATTGAAGTTGGTGAACTCGTCGCAGAAAAAATAAACCGACTTGATGGCTTTCCTATTACCGACAAATGGCTTATCCTTTTGTTGGAACCATTTTCGGAGGGTAGTGGATGCTATTTTGGGGATTTCGCGCTCCGGCGCAAAACCCAATATGTTCTTGACCAGACGACTCGTGTACTTATTGCCTGCGACTACATTGTACAGTCCAGCAATCGGCTGCATCAATTTGGTCATCGCATCCACATGTCCGATCATGCGCGATCGGAAAGGAACACCATGACTATCGTAATACCCCTGAAGGAATTCTGCTTTCAACTTTGCCATATCCACGGAGGAAGGGCATTCCGATTTGCAGGCTTTACAACTCAAGCAGAGGTCCATGACTTCCTTGATTTCCTGATGGTCAAATGGGTTCGCTTTCTCAGAGTTGGTCAACATCTCCCGCAGGATGTTGGCGCGGGCCCGTGTCGTGTCCTTTTCGTTTTTCGTTGCCATATACGAGGGACACATGGTTCCACCCGACAGGTGCGACTTTCGGCAGTCTCCGGATCCATTGCATTGTTCGGCATGCTGCAGCACGGTTTGAGGTCCATAACGGAACACGGTCTTTATCGTTCTTTCCTGTTGCCCGGGTTTATAGCGCAGGAACGTATTCATCGCTGGAGTATCCACGATCTTTCCCGGATTGAAGATCCCCAAGGGATCCCAGGTTTTTTTAATTTCTTTTAACAGCGCATAGTTGTGGTCCCCAATCATTAGCGGGATAAATTCTCCACGCAACCTCCCATCGCCATGTTCACCGCTCAGGGATCCTTTATATTTCTTTACCAGATGGGCAATCTCTAGCGCAATTTCCCGAAACAGCTCATTTCCCTCCTGTGTTTTTAGGTTAATGATCGGGCGCAAATGCAACTCGCCTGTTGCGGCATGGGCATAATGCACCGCATACAGTTTATATTTTTCTAAAATGATATTAAAATCGGCAATATAGGCTGGTAAGTCGGCCACATCAACTGCTGTATCTTCAATCACCGCCACGGGTTTATCATCGCCTGGCACATTACTCAGCAAGCCCAGACCGGCTTTTCGCAAATCCCAAACGTTCTTTTTGGCCGCCCCCAATACCAATGGAAAATGATACCCTATGCCATGGGCAAGAAGATCTGCTTCAACCTCGGCCACCTTGGCTCGGATGGCTGCTTCATCCACCCCATCATATTCGGCAATTAGAATGGCCTGGGGCTCCCCCGATACGAAAAATCGGTTCTTGGATTGTTCCAGGTTATCTTTCGTGCGCTCCAAGATATAATGGTCCATCAACTCACTCACCAACGGTTTATGTTTGAGGACAATCAAGTTTCCCTGCAAAGCGTCTTTCAGCGTATGGAAATGCACGCACAGCAAACCACTAGGTAGCGAAGGCAACGGGTCGACATGCAGTTTTATTTCGGTAATGAAGGCAAGTGTACCTTCCGAACCACAAATCAGTTTACAGAAGTTAAAAGGTTCCTTTCCGGCCGTAAATGGGTCAGTTTCCAATAAGAGGTCGATGGCATAGCCCGTATTTCGGCGATGAACGGAAGGTTTCGGAAAATGTGCTCGGATTTCTTCCTGATTCCGGTAGTTGCTCAATAGGCTACGGCATTGTTTATACAGCTGCCCTTCCAGGTCACCCTGGTTACATTTGCGATCGAACTCGTCATACGTCAGCGCTTTGAAGGTTACCTCGGAGCCATCGCTCAATAGGGCTTGCACCTCAATGGTATGCTCTCTTGCGCTTCCGTAGATCAACGAATTGGAACCGCAGCTGTTATTGCCGACCATCCCACCGATCATGGCGCGATTGGCCGTTGAAGTCTCCGGGCCGAAGTATAAGCGGTGAGGTTTGAGGAACATATTGAGTTCATCCCGGATGACGCCAGGTTGAACGCGTACCCAAGACGCTTCCTCGTTTACCTCGAGAATCTCCGTAAAATATTTGGACACATCGACCACAATACCGGCACCCACCACCTGTCCGGCCAAGGAGGTGCCAGCAGTCCGTGGAATCAGGGAAGTACCATTCGTCCGGGCAAAGTCGATTAACACGCGTAGGTCATGCTTATCACGGGGGTAAGCAACAGCCAATGGCAGCTCCCGATAAGCGGATGCGTCCGTTGCATACAGCAGACGCATCTTCTCATCCCAGAACAGCTCGCCATGCAATTCTTCCGAAAGCAGGAGCAATTGCTCTTCCATAAGGTATTATCCTTTTATTTGTGAGGTATATGTACTTTCAAAAATCTTATCCGCATTGTTGGTCTCGAAACCATCTCTACGGTGTTCCCTTTTGATTTGATCTTTTGGAAGATCCTTAAAGGCAGGAAGGACGCTACGCTCGGCAAATTCTACATAGCTTCCGGCAATTTCCAACGTCTTCCCATCCGCAAATTTCGCATCATATAAAGCCGATACGGTACTACTCTGCCGCAACAGCCCATCATCACTGGTTTTGATCTTCCCGCCAGAAGTATTCAGTTTCACGCCGATACTTTCCAAAAAGGCATTAAATTCTTCCAAAGTGTTATATCCGTCTTTCAGTTCGTGGATACTGATGGTATAATGATTCAAATAATAGCGGTTATAGATTACCCAAGCTGCATATTCACTTTCAGCGAGGAGGGTTTCATATTCCGCGGAAGTTGGCAAATCCCAAAGGGGTTTCTGCAGGAATGCAGCCACTTCAACGCCATTTTTCAGATCCAGCGCATCAACAGGGTCCGTGGTAATGCCCGCAGTATATTTTTGGATGATATCCTGCGCAGCCTGACTCAGCTCGGACACACGCAATTCAGAGACGAAAATCCTAGGGTATTCGTCGGAAGGTGGAGCGAACCAATAGGCATCCAGTTTCTTTCCTTCGAAATAGTAATAATCCATTTTTTTATAGCCAAAAGACAGGAAGATTTTCTCAAAGGATTTGATTCCAAGGTTGGGAACCCCCAAAGTCCTGAAGGCAATATGGTCATTGACGATATCAGCCTGCGCAGAAACAACGCCACGCTCCAATAACGCCTTTGTAATTTTATCTACATCCGAAACATTTTTACGGTAATGCTCGAACAGGTCGTTCAGCACGATATCGATGGGTTTTTGTTCGTCGAAATGCATAGCGAAAATTTAGTGTTATAATTTGAATAAAGTTATCTAAAATTTATCAAACAAGAACAATTGTTCAATAAAAATACAGATAATAAAAATATTATTCAGCAAACTACAATTCTTCGGCAAGAATCTTCTCCAACTCTTCTGCTGTGAGGTTCATATTGATATTTCCATCTTTGGCAAAAGATATCTCGCCGGTTTCCTCCGACACAATAACTGCAACCGCTTCGGAGACTTCCGTTACGCCAATGGCTGCCCGATGGCGCAGACCGAACTGCGGGGGAAGATCCTCACTGTCCGAAAGTGGAAGCACGGAGCTTGCCGTCATAATGCGATTGTCCACAACGATCACAGCCCCATCATGCAAAGGCGAATTCTTGAAGAAGATGGTCTCCAATAAGCGCTTGGATATGGGTGCATCGATGATTGTACCACTCGTTTGGTAATATTCCTCATCAAAATAACGAGAGAACACCAATAAAGCCCCAGTTTTTGATTTGGACATGTTCTGGCAGGCCTCTACAATGGGCTTTATAAACTCTGAA is a genomic window containing:
- a CDS encoding sensor histidine kinase; the encoded protein is MKQHPYRYNKQQWKFFLFLFAALIAAASLLYTNYLVKSLSKSERTKAEVWAMSTQSIVTMPDVDDQFISFIYAVRDSLSLPAIITKEDGTIIFWRDLDSTKTNIHPSAVDSSSTQEYDPEYFEKQLSKMKKAHPPIHISLDTGEKWLVYYQDSAALSQLRIFPYLQLSLIAIFLIIAYTVFNSIRDSEQNLVWVGMAKEAAHQLGTPISSMMGWLELARITYEGRDNSLLDEMERDVKRLEIVADRFSKIGSTPSLSNHVVYKIVEEYVNYFSVRTSKRITFEMTGDQQVEAQVNVQVFDWIIENLLKNAVNAIEGEGKITINISENIAKEEIFIDISDTGKGIPRSNWETIFQPGYTTRQRGWGLGLSLTKRMVYYHKGQIFVKESEIGKGTTFRIVLKSNLRYEPTQI
- a CDS encoding DUF2911 domain-containing protein; translated protein: MKKLALTILVVAGLIFSSNQAEAQLKLPQSSSTQFIIQDLGIEQVSVIYQRPSAKGRTIFGDLVPYGQIWRTGANNATNITFQSEVMIEGQKLDSGTYALFTLPTKDEWTIIFNKNAKQWGAYTYDKADDVLRIKVKPTELPTHVETFTIGFEDVHEQTMDMTLSWEKTKVKFNITVDQKAEIIASIEEAMKGEKKPYFNAAMYYYNNDVDIAKAAEWMKIADKGNTKAPHVKYWKALILAKAGDTAGALKAAEEGLAMAKKQNHTEYIKLITEAIATIKK
- a CDS encoding sugar MFS transporter, translated to MTTQNNQSTVGPMIIIGSLFFIFGFATWLNSLLIPYLRIACELTEVQSYFVTFAFYIAYLVMAPVSTWVLNRFGFKNGMAVSLGIMAVGALLFIPAAYSRTYLLFLVGLFIMGGGLAILQTASNPYITILGPVETAARRISIMGICNKFAGALAPIILGFFLKLDEADKVKEQLATMSLEEKSLALDNIALKVVNPYIGIVVVLVLLGVWISKSNLPEVKGDEEEDQEHHNLTETKHSIFDFPHVLLGFIALFAYVGVEVLAGDTIIAYGTFLGIPLADAKFFTSFTMASMVFGYIIGIIAIPKYLSQETALKACAILGILLTVGIVFTDGMVSLALVGLLGLANSLVWPAIWPLALKGVGKFTSAASGILVMGIAGGAVIPLLYGWLSHSVGAHQAYWIALPCYLFILYYAVSGHKVRKH
- a CDS encoding hotdog fold thioesterase encodes the protein MWYKEYTLEEVNKIFAINMTGFLDIKAVSITPDALVAEMPVTEKVKQPFGILHGGASVVLAESVGSVASHMLVDSEVWAAVGLEINANHIRPVTKGVVRGTCKPLHIGKTTHVWDIQIHDERNKLVCVSRLTMAIIKKPKLA
- a CDS encoding sugar phosphate isomerase/epimerase family protein; protein product: MKQLTKLCSGILAVALLMFASCASKVHPTNEEAVTKAKGPFPEEKLGWKLGAQAYTFRLFNFEQALNRIAQSNLRFVEAFPGQEIGAGSTEKMTYELSPEGRKLVKQLLKDRGITLHAYGVVGAKDKAEWEKIFQFAKDLGVQVINAEPSEDQLDYLSALCDQYDIRLAIHNHPEPSHYWNPDVVLKALEGRSARMGAAADVGHWMRSSLDPIASLKKLEGKIFHIHFKDLNAFGDKKAHDVIWGTGKLGLKEVQAELKRQNYKGMFSAEYEYNWENNQPNVQESVVNFRSAL
- the gltX gene encoding glutamate--tRNA ligase, producing the protein MSSHKKVRVRFAPSPTGGLHLGGVRTALFNYLFAKHHQGDFILRVEDTDQTRFVPGAEEYIMECLAWCGLNPDESPQHGGNYGPYRQSERKPSYRHFAEDLVAKGHAFYAFDTPEELNAQREQHPNFRYAHDNRMDLRNSLSLGEEETARLLKSGAPHTIRIKMPEDEVVSFEDMIRGRVSFETKLVDDKVLLKADGMPTYHLAVVVDDKAMDISHVFRGEEWLPSAPVHILLWEYLGWKEEMPEWAHLPLILKPDGNGKLSKRDGDRLGFPVYAMNWNDPKTGDLTTGFRERGFLPEAFVNMLAVLGWNDGTDQELFTLEELIAKFSVDRISKAGAKFDFEKAKWFNQEWIKRAPESELLPQVAAVLESHGIQVEQQDENFVGIVLDLVKERLTYIEDFWEQSSFFFQKPTTYDVDAVKPKWNADKTSFFTKVSDVFAQQQTWDAATLEPLFKNLIAESGMKMGELMMPFRIMLVGGKFGPDVFKIAELLGQAEVLERIKLAVPQFEA
- a CDS encoding DinB family protein, whose translation is MNPLKSDEYPAIFNDYIETVTGDVMEELQEQIDTFPELIASIPEELGTYAYAEDKWSVKEVLCHIVDAERIMTYRALRFGRNDMTALASFEQDEFVINGRHNERKLADIAEEFVHLRKANMHLFKSFDETELARKGMASDRLISVRALLYIIAGHLNHHVIILKARYLKDQKLINDVV